The Streptomyces sp. NBC_01255 genome window below encodes:
- a CDS encoding NADH-quinone oxidoreductase subunit A has protein sequence MRHRDRGADVREPTVVAADAADYFQTYSVVGLLAVVGVLFVAVAFGAGRLLRPVVPTPEKLLTYECGVDPVGEGWAHTQVRYYVYAFLYVIFAVDSIFLFPWATVFAAPGYGATTLVEMFVFLGFLAVGLLYAYKKGVLSWT, from the coding sequence ATGAGACACCGAGACCGAGGGGCGGACGTGCGGGAACCGACCGTTGTCGCGGCCGACGCGGCGGACTACTTCCAGACGTACTCCGTCGTCGGGCTGCTCGCCGTCGTCGGCGTGCTCTTCGTCGCCGTGGCGTTCGGCGCCGGGCGACTGCTCAGGCCCGTCGTGCCGACACCCGAGAAACTCCTCACCTACGAGTGCGGTGTCGACCCCGTGGGGGAGGGCTGGGCGCACACCCAGGTCCGCTACTACGTGTACGCCTTCCTCTACGTCATCTTCGCCGTCGACTCGATCTTCCTCTTCCCCTGGGCGACGGTCTTCGCGGCGCCCGGCTACGGCGCCACGACCCTGGTCGAGATGTTCGTCTTCCTCGGCTTCCTGGCCGTGGGGCTGCTCTACGCGTACAAGAAGGGCGTCCTGTCATGGACGTAA
- a CDS encoding sensor histidine kinase — protein sequence MASPRLPAAIRAPFEARTWRALGYVLIGLPLSVIWFSLSVAFVSAGAGLLITFLGVPILAGALAMCRGFGAVERARARALLDLDVKAPEPVRGKTGGAFSWMGAMLKSGASWRHLLYALLHMPWAVFGFSVSVALWAWGWSLFTYPLWQWVFPTWIGQDGIQLYGDATHQMYLDNGFEVAVTSLIGLLFVLVGPWVLRGIVAVDRFLVAGLLGPSRLASRVTELESDRGVVVDTAAADLRRIERDLHDGPQARLASLAMDLGLAKEKLAEDPQAAATMVDEAHGEVKVALQELRALARGIHPAVLTDRGLDAALSSVASRCSVPVSVDVDLPARPVAAIEGIAYFAVSELLRNVTEHARARRAWVDVWRAGDRLMLQVRDDGVGGAEAAAGRSLAGLSERVGAVDGVLAVDSPAGGPTTVTVELPWRA from the coding sequence ATGGCCTCCCCCCGACTCCCCGCCGCGATCCGCGCGCCGTTCGAGGCCCGCACCTGGCGTGCGCTCGGTTACGTGCTGATCGGGCTGCCGCTCAGCGTCATCTGGTTCTCGCTCTCCGTCGCCTTCGTCTCGGCCGGCGCCGGGCTGCTCATCACCTTCCTAGGGGTGCCGATCCTGGCCGGGGCGCTCGCGATGTGCCGGGGCTTCGGCGCGGTCGAGCGGGCCCGGGCGCGGGCGCTGCTCGACCTCGACGTGAAGGCGCCGGAGCCGGTGCGCGGCAAGACCGGCGGGGCGTTCTCCTGGATGGGCGCGATGCTGAAGAGCGGGGCGTCGTGGCGCCACCTGCTGTACGCGCTGCTGCACATGCCGTGGGCGGTCTTCGGCTTCTCGGTGTCGGTGGCGCTGTGGGCCTGGGGCTGGAGCCTCTTCACCTACCCGCTGTGGCAGTGGGTCTTCCCCACGTGGATCGGGCAGGACGGCATCCAGCTGTACGGGGACGCCACCCACCAGATGTACCTCGACAACGGCTTCGAGGTCGCCGTGACCAGCCTGATCGGCCTGCTGTTCGTCCTGGTCGGGCCGTGGGTGCTGCGCGGGATCGTCGCCGTCGACCGGTTCCTCGTCGCGGGGCTGCTCGGCCCGTCTCGGCTGGCCTCCCGGGTGACGGAGCTGGAGTCCGACCGGGGCGTGGTCGTGGACACGGCCGCGGCCGACCTGCGGCGCATCGAGCGGGACCTGCACGACGGCCCGCAGGCCCGGCTCGCCTCGCTCGCCATGGATCTGGGGCTCGCGAAGGAGAAGCTGGCGGAGGACCCGCAGGCCGCGGCGACGATGGTCGACGAGGCGCACGGCGAGGTGAAGGTCGCCCTTCAGGAGCTGCGGGCCCTGGCCCGGGGCATCCACCCGGCCGTCCTGACCGACCGGGGCCTGGACGCGGCGCTGTCGTCGGTGGCCTCCCGGTGCTCGGTGCCGGTGTCGGTGGACGTGGACCTGCCGGCCCGGCCGGTCGCGGCGATCGAGGGCATCGCGTACTTCGCGGTCTCGGAGCTCCTGCGGAACGTCACGGAGCACGCGCGGGCCCGGCGCGCCTGGGTGGACGTGTGGCGGGCGGGCGACCGGCTGATGCTCCAGGTGCGGGACGACGGTGTCGGCGGCGCGGAGGCGGCGGCGGGCCGGAGCCTGGCGGGGCTCTCCGAGCGGGTCGGGGCGGTGGACGGCGTCCTGGCGGTGGACTCGCCCGCGGGCGGGCCTACGACGGTGACCGTCGAGCTGCCCTGGCGCGCGTAG
- a CDS encoding response regulator transcription factor, translating into MRVVIAEDSVLLREGLTRLLTDRGHDVVAGVGDGEALVKLVAGLAGEDALPDVVVADVRMPPTHTDEGVRAAVRLRKEYPGLGVLVLSQYVEEQYATELLAGSSRGVGYLLKDRVAEVREFVDAVVRVAGGGTALDPEVVQQLLGRSRQQDVLANLTPREREVLGLMAEGRTNSAIARQLVVSDGAVEKHISNIFLKLGLSPSDGDHRRVLAVLTYLKS; encoded by the coding sequence GTGCGGGTGGTCATCGCGGAGGATTCGGTGCTGCTCCGTGAGGGGCTGACCCGGCTGCTGACCGACCGGGGGCACGACGTCGTCGCCGGGGTGGGTGACGGCGAGGCACTGGTGAAGCTGGTCGCCGGGCTCGCGGGCGAGGACGCGCTGCCGGACGTGGTGGTCGCGGACGTGCGGATGCCGCCGACGCACACGGACGAGGGCGTGCGGGCGGCGGTGCGGCTGCGCAAGGAGTACCCGGGTCTGGGTGTCCTGGTCCTGTCGCAGTACGTGGAGGAGCAGTACGCCACCGAACTCCTGGCGGGTTCGAGCCGGGGCGTGGGCTATCTGCTGAAGGACCGGGTCGCGGAGGTCCGCGAGTTCGTGGACGCGGTGGTCCGGGTGGCCGGGGGCGGTACGGCGCTGGACCCCGAGGTGGTGCAGCAGCTGCTGGGCCGGTCCCGTCAACAGGACGTGCTGGCGAACCTGACGCCGCGCGAGCGGGAGGTCCTGGGCCTTATGGCGGAGGGGCGGACGAACTCGGCGATCGCGCGGCAGCTCGTGGTGAGCGACGGCGCGGTGGAGAAGCACATCAGCAACATCTTCCTGAAGCTGGGCCTCTCCCCGAGTGACGGTGATCATCGGCGGGTAC
- the nuoK gene encoding NADH-quinone oxidoreductase subunit NuoK, translating to MHLAYPAVLAALLFCVGAYGVLARRNAILVLMSVELMLNAVNLNLVAFDVWLRDALHAGQALTLFTIAVAAAEIGIGLAIVLMVHRNRGTADVDRLRDTAERPDDTDGTPHGGTPHGGTPHEPHDDTPHGEKAEATA from the coding sequence ATGCACCTCGCCTATCCCGCGGTCCTCGCCGCCCTCCTCTTCTGTGTCGGCGCGTACGGAGTCCTCGCCCGCCGCAACGCGATCCTGGTCCTGATGTCCGTCGAGCTCATGCTCAACGCCGTCAACCTCAACCTGGTCGCCTTCGACGTCTGGCTCCGCGATGCCCTGCACGCCGGGCAGGCCCTCACCCTCTTCACCATCGCCGTCGCCGCCGCGGAGATCGGCATCGGTCTCGCGATCGTCCTGATGGTCCACCGCAACCGCGGCACCGCGGACGTCGACCGCCTCCGCGACACGGCGGAGCGACCCGACGACACGGACGGCACGCCCCACGGCGGGACACCGCACGGCGGGACACCGCACGAACCGCACGACGACACGCCCCACGGCGAGAAGGCCGAGGCCACCGCGTGA
- a CDS encoding complex I subunit 1/NuoH family protein, with translation MNDALDVAVRLLIVFAVFLVLPLVVGQTEHKVMAHMQGRLGPMYAGGFHGWAQLVADGVKFAQKEDVVPKDADRRIFQLAPAVALLPYLLVLVAIPIGPSEGAVGQVVDAGIFFVLAVMGVGVLGSLMAGWASANKFSLLGGLRTAAQLLAYELPMLLAAASVAMAAGTVSLPGILNAFEWWWLPWQIVGALVFFVAGLAELQRPPFDMPVADSEIIFGAYTEYTGLRFALFLLAEYAGIIVLCGLTTVLFLGGWHGPFGADGLGWVWTLLKTAVLAFVVIWLRVTYPRLREDQLQKLAWTTLVPLALAQIALTGIVKVAIQ, from the coding sequence GTGAACGACGCACTCGACGTCGCCGTCCGGCTCCTCATCGTCTTCGCCGTGTTCCTCGTCCTGCCCCTCGTCGTCGGGCAGACCGAGCACAAGGTCATGGCCCACATGCAGGGCCGCCTCGGCCCCATGTACGCCGGTGGCTTCCACGGCTGGGCCCAGCTCGTCGCCGACGGCGTGAAGTTCGCGCAGAAGGAGGACGTGGTCCCCAAGGACGCCGACCGGCGGATCTTCCAGCTCGCACCGGCCGTCGCCCTCCTCCCGTACCTCCTCGTCCTCGTCGCGATCCCGATCGGGCCGAGCGAGGGGGCCGTCGGCCAGGTCGTCGACGCGGGCATCTTCTTCGTGCTGGCCGTGATGGGCGTCGGCGTGCTCGGCAGCCTCATGGCCGGCTGGGCGTCCGCCAACAAGTTCTCCCTGCTCGGCGGCCTCCGTACCGCCGCCCAGCTGCTCGCCTACGAGCTCCCGATGCTGCTCGCCGCCGCGTCCGTCGCGATGGCCGCCGGCACCGTCTCCCTCCCCGGCATCCTCAACGCCTTCGAGTGGTGGTGGCTGCCCTGGCAGATCGTCGGCGCGCTCGTCTTCTTCGTCGCCGGTCTCGCCGAGCTCCAGCGGCCCCCGTTCGACATGCCCGTCGCCGACTCGGAGATCATCTTCGGCGCGTACACCGAGTACACCGGCCTCCGCTTCGCGCTCTTCCTGCTCGCCGAGTACGCGGGCATCATCGTCCTCTGCGGTCTCACCACCGTCCTCTTCCTCGGCGGCTGGCACGGCCCCTTCGGCGCCGACGGCCTCGGCTGGGTCTGGACCCTCCTCAAGACCGCCGTCCTCGCCTTCGTCGTGATCTGGCTGCGGGTGACCTACCCGCGCCTGCGCGAGGACCAGCTCCAGAAGCTGGCCTGGACGACGCTCGTCCCGCTCGCCCTCGCGCAGATCGCGCTCACCGGCATCGTGAAGGTGGCGATCCAGTAA
- a CDS encoding NADH-quinone oxidoreductase subunit J family protein: MTLAAHPAAQAAAAEAHGFLSPSGVEIAFLLVGLVTLGAAVVTVTTRQLVHAALWLVVALGGLAVEYLLLTAEFIAWVQVLIYVGSVVVLLLFGLMLTKAPIGRSPDADSGNRPVALGVALAAAVALVWVVVDAFRTTWIDLDGAVQGSTEVTGATLFKHWVLPFEALSVLLLAALVGAIVLSRKKEQER, from the coding sequence GTGACCCTGGCAGCACACCCGGCAGCACAAGCGGCGGCCGCGGAGGCCCACGGCTTCCTCTCGCCCTCCGGCGTCGAGATCGCCTTCCTCCTCGTCGGCCTCGTCACCCTCGGCGCCGCCGTCGTCACCGTCACCACGCGCCAGCTCGTCCACGCCGCCCTCTGGCTGGTCGTGGCGCTCGGCGGGCTCGCCGTCGAGTACCTGCTCCTGACCGCCGAGTTCATCGCCTGGGTCCAGGTCCTGATCTACGTCGGCTCCGTCGTCGTCCTCCTCCTCTTCGGCCTCATGCTCACCAAGGCCCCCATCGGCCGCTCCCCGGACGCCGACTCCGGCAATCGCCCGGTCGCCCTCGGCGTCGCGCTCGCCGCCGCCGTGGCGCTCGTCTGGGTCGTCGTCGACGCGTTCCGCACGACCTGGATCGACCTCGACGGGGCCGTCCAGGGCTCCACCGAGGTCACCGGCGCCACCCTCTTCAAGCACTGGGTGCTGCCCTTCGAGGCCCTCTCGGTGCTCCTCCTGGCCGCGCTGGTCGGCGCGATCGTCCTCTCCCGCAAGAAGGAGCAGGAGCGCTGA
- a CDS encoding sensor histidine kinase — protein sequence MSADHEFPGKSPGSADAPRPPVRSAYGKETWKEISFLLSNLFTTLAGFVYAVVTVVLGVSLSVTVIGLPLLALGLGGARWIGRSERARARSLLGVRVAEPSRMPPRRGFFAWLWSSLKDPVAWRTQLYGLIRLPWGIVTFTVALVSLLVLWPVLPFIARGLTNADRGMVRGLLSPSDELERRIAELESDRGVVVDTAAADLRRIERDLHDGAQARLVALAMGLGLAKEKLLEDPEGAAAMVDEAHGEVKLALQELRDLARGIHPAVLTDRGLSAALSSVSARCTAPVKVSVDLAERPAEAIEGIAYFTVSELLQNVSKHARARSASVEVWRSEDRLMLQVRDDGAGGARLDGGTGLAGLTERLGAVDGLLVVDSPEGGPTTVTAELPWRSRPSA from the coding sequence ATGAGCGCCGATCATGAATTCCCCGGTAAATCCCCCGGTTCCGCCGATGCCCCTCGTCCGCCCGTGCGGTCGGCCTACGGGAAGGAGACCTGGAAGGAGATCTCCTTCCTCCTCTCCAACCTCTTCACGACCCTGGCCGGTTTCGTCTACGCGGTCGTGACCGTCGTGCTCGGCGTGAGCCTCTCCGTCACGGTGATCGGGCTGCCGCTGCTCGCCCTCGGTCTGGGCGGCGCGCGCTGGATCGGCCGGTCGGAGCGGGCGCGGGCCCGCTCGCTGCTCGGGGTACGGGTCGCGGAGCCGTCCCGGATGCCGCCGCGCCGCGGCTTCTTCGCGTGGCTGTGGTCCTCGCTGAAGGACCCGGTGGCCTGGCGGACCCAGCTGTACGGGCTGATCCGACTGCCCTGGGGCATCGTGACGTTCACCGTCGCCCTGGTCTCGCTGCTGGTCCTCTGGCCCGTCCTGCCCTTCATCGCCCGCGGTCTGACGAACGCCGACCGGGGCATGGTCCGCGGGTTGCTCTCGCCCTCCGACGAGCTGGAGCGGCGGATCGCGGAGCTGGAGTCGGACCGTGGCGTGGTCGTGGACACGGCCGCGGCCGACCTGCGGCGCATCGAGCGCGATCTGCACGACGGCGCGCAGGCCCGGCTCGTCGCCCTCGCGATGGGGCTGGGTCTCGCGAAGGAGAAGCTCCTGGAGGACCCGGAGGGGGCCGCGGCGATGGTCGACGAGGCCCACGGCGAGGTGAAGCTCGCGCTCCAGGAGCTGCGGGACCTGGCCCGGGGCATCCACCCGGCGGTCCTCACGGACCGGGGGCTCAGCGCCGCCCTGTCCTCGGTGTCCGCGCGCTGCACGGCGCCGGTGAAGGTGTCGGTGGACCTGGCGGAGCGGCCGGCCGAGGCGATCGAGGGCATCGCGTACTTCACGGTCTCGGAGCTCCTCCAGAACGTCTCCAAGCACGCACGGGCCCGGTCCGCGTCCGTGGAGGTGTGGCGGTCGGAGGACCGTCTGATGCTCCAGGTGCGCGACGACGGCGCCGGCGGGGCGCGGCTCGACGGCGGGACGGGGCTCGCGGGGCTGACGGAGCGGCTCGGGGCGGTGGACGGCCTCCTCGTCGTCGACTCCCCGGAGGGCGGTCCGACGACGGTCACGGCGGAGCTGCCGTGGCGCTCCCGGCCCTCCGCGTAA
- a CDS encoding NuoI/complex I 23 kDa subunit family protein: MPIPGSGLAKGLAVTLRTMTRKTVTAQYPDVQPELPPRTRGVIGLFEENCTVCMLCARECPDWCIYIDSHKETVPAAAPGGRERSRNVLDRFAIDFSLCMYCGICIEVCPFDALFWSPEFEYAETDIHELTHERDKLREWMWTVPEPPALDPKAEEPKEIAAARKAAEKAAEKAAAEKAAAAEAQEEQQ, from the coding sequence ATGCCCATCCCCGGCTCCGGCCTCGCCAAGGGCCTCGCCGTCACGCTCCGCACGATGACGAGGAAGACCGTCACCGCGCAGTACCCGGACGTCCAGCCCGAGCTGCCGCCCCGCACCCGCGGGGTCATCGGGCTGTTCGAGGAGAACTGCACGGTCTGCATGCTCTGCGCCCGCGAGTGCCCCGACTGGTGCATCTACATCGACTCCCACAAGGAGACCGTGCCGGCCGCCGCCCCCGGCGGCCGCGAGCGCAGCCGGAACGTCCTCGACCGCTTCGCCATCGACTTCTCGCTCTGCATGTACTGCGGTATCTGCATCGAGGTGTGTCCTTTCGACGCACTCTTCTGGTCGCCCGAGTTCGAGTACGCGGAGACCGACATCCACGAGCTCACCCACGAGCGCGACAAGCTCCGCGAGTGGATGTGGACGGTCCCCGAGCCGCCCGCGCTCGACCCGAAGGCGGAGGAACCGAAGGAGATCGCCGCGGCCCGCAAGGCGGCGGAGAAGGCGGCCGAGAAGGCGGCAGCGGAGAAGGCAGCCGCCGCCGAGGCCCAGGAGGAGCAGCAGTGA
- a CDS encoding NADH-quinone oxidoreductase subunit B, translated as MDVTPLPAPKLGPLARLAPEPMKVVLNWGRRYSLWVFNFGLACCAIEFIAASMARHDFIRLGVIPFAPGPRQADLMIVSGTVTDKMAPAVKRLYEQMPEPKYVISFGACSNCGGPYWDSYSVTKGVDQIIPVDVYVPGCPPRPEALLQGILKLQEKIARESLAERYATTASVSELTSPLTPPPGDRP; from the coding sequence ATGGACGTAACACCGCTGCCCGCTCCGAAGCTCGGGCCGCTCGCCCGCCTGGCTCCCGAGCCGATGAAGGTGGTCCTGAACTGGGGCCGCCGCTACAGCCTGTGGGTCTTCAACTTCGGCCTCGCCTGCTGCGCGATCGAGTTCATCGCCGCGTCGATGGCCCGGCACGACTTCATCCGGCTCGGCGTGATCCCCTTCGCGCCGGGACCGCGCCAGGCGGACCTGATGATCGTCTCCGGCACGGTGACGGACAAGATGGCCCCGGCCGTGAAGCGCCTGTACGAGCAGATGCCCGAGCCGAAGTACGTGATCTCCTTCGGCGCCTGCTCCAACTGCGGCGGCCCCTACTGGGACTCGTACTCGGTCACCAAGGGCGTCGACCAGATCATCCCGGTCGACGTGTACGTGCCGGGCTGCCCGCCCCGCCCCGAAGCGCTCCTCCAGGGCATCCTCAAGCTCCAGGAGAAGATCGCGCGCGAGAGCCTGGCGGAGCGGTACGCGACGACCGCGTCGGTCTCGGAGCTGACGAGCCCGCTGACGCCCCCGCCGGGAGACAGGCCATGA
- a CDS encoding NADH-quinone oxidoreductase subunit 5 family protein, translating to MTTTTLAVLVPLLPFLGSVAGLLLGRTAPGFVRPLAVLPTLAAAVLAVLVAARQGGDEVISAATELTPTGSVPIYLSLYIDGFAALVAVLVGVIATCVQIYSTGYLRDDRRYPSYAALVSLFTSAMLLVVYSGDLMVLLVGWEIMGICSYFLVGHYWETPEARAASLKAFLVTKLGDVPFLIGLFALAADAESFRITEVLRAVENGGIDHPTLIALLLLAGVAGKSAQFPLHTWLPDAMAGPTPVSALIHAATMVAAGIYFTARLLPVFAESAAAMTVLAVMAAITMVGSALAALAQDDIKRVLAYSTIGQLGYMAGALAVGDRGAAVFHLLSHAAFKALLFLAAGAVIHAAGTNSLTAMSRMSGLAKRIPDAYWTMTVALLALAAIPPFAGFFSKEAVLVAAEHTALGDRTGIPAGAGWTVLVAGLLTALLTAAYALRLWLRTFRGRGAEAPDHGRQPLAMTTVLWVLAIPSLGFGLTVTYLDDWFGGDALTPTVTTAVLGTGLAAAGAVITYAVWRTLAARTPIAPPVPHVAHPDADAGLVEAEALHLPHPAADPADPGRALLGPLHAPAAAGFHLDAVYRAAFVRPVLAAASLVRFLDREVVDTYVSAAGNSAKGLGWLVRRAQTGNVQTYLSALLAGSVVLVIAAVALANAVAGA from the coding sequence GTGACCACCACGACCCTCGCCGTCCTCGTCCCCCTCCTGCCCTTCCTCGGCTCCGTCGCCGGACTCCTCCTCGGCCGCACCGCGCCCGGCTTCGTCCGCCCGCTCGCCGTGCTCCCGACGCTCGCCGCGGCCGTCCTCGCCGTCCTCGTAGCCGCCCGCCAGGGCGGCGACGAGGTGATCAGCGCGGCCACGGAGCTCACGCCCACAGGCTCCGTCCCCATCTACCTGAGCCTCTACATCGACGGCTTCGCCGCCCTCGTCGCCGTCCTCGTCGGCGTGATCGCGACCTGCGTGCAGATCTACTCGACGGGCTACCTCCGCGACGACCGCCGCTACCCCTCGTACGCCGCGCTCGTCTCCCTCTTCACCTCCGCGATGCTGCTCGTCGTCTACTCCGGCGACCTGATGGTGCTGCTGGTCGGCTGGGAGATCATGGGCATCTGCTCGTACTTCCTCGTCGGCCACTACTGGGAGACCCCCGAGGCGCGGGCCGCCTCCCTCAAGGCGTTCCTCGTCACCAAGCTCGGTGACGTGCCCTTCCTCATCGGTCTCTTCGCGCTCGCCGCCGACGCCGAAAGCTTCCGGATCACCGAGGTCCTCCGCGCCGTCGAGAACGGCGGCATCGACCACCCGACCCTGATCGCGCTGCTCCTGCTCGCGGGCGTGGCCGGCAAGTCCGCGCAGTTCCCGCTGCACACCTGGCTCCCGGACGCGATGGCCGGTCCCACCCCCGTCTCTGCGCTCATCCACGCGGCGACGATGGTCGCCGCCGGCATCTACTTCACGGCCCGACTGCTCCCTGTCTTCGCCGAATCCGCCGCGGCCATGACCGTGCTCGCCGTGATGGCCGCGATCACGATGGTCGGCTCGGCACTGGCCGCGCTCGCCCAGGACGACATCAAGCGGGTCCTCGCCTACTCGACGATCGGCCAGCTCGGCTACATGGCCGGCGCCCTCGCCGTCGGCGACCGCGGGGCCGCCGTCTTCCACCTCCTCTCGCACGCCGCCTTCAAGGCGCTGCTCTTCCTCGCCGCCGGCGCGGTCATCCACGCCGCCGGGACGAACTCGCTCACCGCCATGTCCCGCATGAGCGGCCTCGCGAAGCGCATCCCCGACGCGTACTGGACGATGACCGTCGCCCTCCTCGCGCTCGCCGCGATCCCGCCCTTCGCCGGCTTCTTCTCCAAGGAAGCCGTCCTCGTGGCCGCCGAGCACACCGCGCTCGGGGACCGGACCGGCATCCCCGCCGGGGCCGGCTGGACCGTCCTCGTCGCCGGGCTGCTCACCGCCCTCCTCACCGCGGCCTACGCCCTCCGCCTGTGGCTGCGGACCTTCCGCGGCCGGGGCGCCGAGGCCCCCGACCACGGCCGCCAGCCGCTCGCCATGACGACCGTCCTGTGGGTCCTCGCGATCCCCTCCCTGGGCTTCGGGCTGACCGTCACGTACCTCGACGACTGGTTCGGCGGTGACGCCCTCACCCCGACCGTCACCACGGCCGTCCTGGGCACGGGCCTCGCCGCCGCCGGAGCCGTGATCACGTACGCGGTCTGGCGGACGCTCGCCGCCCGTACCCCGATCGCGCCCCCCGTCCCGCACGTGGCCCACCCCGACGCCGACGCCGGCCTGGTCGAGGCCGAGGCGCTGCACCTGCCGCACCCCGCCGCGGACCCGGCCGACCCCGGCCGTGCCCTCCTCGGCCCGCTGCACGCCCCCGCCGCCGCCGGCTTCCACCTGGACGCCGTCTACCGGGCCGCCTTCGTCCGCCCCGTCCTCGCCGCCGCCTCCCTGGTCCGCTTCCTGGACCGCGAGGTCGTCGACACGTACGTCAGCGCCGCGGGCAACTCCGCCAAGGGTCTCGGGTGGCTCGTCCGCCGCGCCCAGACCGGCAACGTCCAGACCTACCTGAGCGCCCTGCTCGCCGGCTCCGTCGTCCTGGTGATCGCCGCAGTCGCCCTCGCCAACGCCGTCGCCGGAGCGTGA
- a CDS encoding NADH-quinone oxidoreductase subunit C has protein sequence MSTYDSLPDSVTEIFGEEATAERAYDLLTVDVPPAAWITALTTARDELGCTYFDWLSAVDEPGTGFRVCAHVVALSAGHPPRRLLVRTTVPHAAPALPTAIGVYAGAGWHERETHEMFGVDFTGHPHLVPLLLPENFEGHPLRKDFVLAARVAKAWPGAKEPGESHDGGGPKRRQMLPPGVPDPNEWGPLKGQLPPAPARPARATAGDRPARRTRSVTEGSATQPTPDPTSAPEAAARPPRRSRSVTEGSASQTTPEATTAPEPEAQPPAADGPAPASPTARPPRRARTTADGSASQTTPDAGTPPEPQAPAPAADGAAPAAPTARPPRRAGTAADGSASQAAPEQDATADGPATATPRTRSSDAPWHHARPAFDKEPPEPEAPGTAAAEPTEAATPAEPEAPATPATPATPAEAEPSAQDPAQDPAQAPAPESGPPAGREESAPTEPTDPAGGDPA, from the coding sequence ATGAGTACGTACGACTCCCTCCCCGACTCCGTGACGGAGATCTTCGGCGAGGAGGCGACGGCGGAGCGGGCGTACGACCTGCTGACGGTCGACGTCCCGCCGGCCGCCTGGATCACGGCGCTCACCACGGCCCGCGACGAGCTGGGCTGCACCTACTTCGACTGGCTGAGCGCGGTCGACGAGCCGGGCACGGGCTTCCGGGTCTGCGCGCACGTGGTCGCCCTCAGCGCCGGCCACCCGCCGCGCCGCCTCCTCGTCCGTACGACGGTCCCGCACGCGGCGCCGGCCCTCCCGACGGCGATCGGGGTGTACGCGGGTGCGGGCTGGCACGAGCGCGAGACCCACGAGATGTTCGGCGTGGACTTCACGGGCCATCCCCACCTCGTCCCGCTCCTCCTCCCGGAGAACTTCGAGGGCCACCCACTGCGCAAGGACTTCGTCCTCGCGGCCCGGGTCGCGAAGGCGTGGCCGGGCGCGAAGGAGCCGGGCGAGTCCCACGACGGCGGAGGACCGAAGCGCCGCCAGATGCTCCCGCCCGGCGTCCCGGACCCCAACGAGTGGGGCCCCCTCAAGGGCCAGCTCCCCCCGGCCCCGGCCCGCCCGGCCCGAGCGACGGCGGGCGACCGCCCGGCCCGCCGCACCCGCTCGGTCACGGAGGGCTCGGCGACCCAGCCGACCCCGGACCCGACGTCCGCACCGGAGGCAGCGGCCCGCCCCCCGCGCCGCTCCCGCTCGGTGACGGAGGGCTCGGCCAGCCAGACGACCCCGGAAGCAACCACCGCACCGGAGCCCGAGGCCCAGCCCCCGGCCGCCGACGGCCCGGCCCCGGCATCGCCGACGGCGCGCCCACCGCGCCGCGCGCGCACGACGGCCGACGGCTCGGCGAGCCAGACGACACCGGACGCAGGCACCCCACCGGAGCCCCAGGCCCCGGCCCCGGCCGCCGACGGCGCGGCCCCGGCAGCGCCCACGGCGCGCCCGCCGCGCCGCGCGGGCACGGCCGCCGACGGCTCGGCGAGCCAGGCGGCCCCGGAGCAGGACGCGACGGCGGACGGCCCGGCCACGGCGACCCCTCGTACCCGCAGCTCGGATGCTCCCTGGCACCACGCCCGCCCGGCCTTCGACAAGGAGCCGCCTGAGCCCGAGGCCCCGGGCACGGCGGCGGCGGAGCCGACCGAGGCGGCCACCCCGGCCGAGCCCGAGGCCCCGGCCACGCCGGCCACCCCGGCCACCCCGGCCGAGGCCGAGCCGTCGGCCCAGGACCCGGCCCAGGACCCGGCCCAGGCACCGGCCCCCGAAAGCGGGCCGCCCGCAGGGCGGGAAGAGTCCGCACCCACCGAACCCACCGACCCCGCCGGAGGCGACCCCGCGTGA